The Pseudophaeobacter arcticus DSM 23566 genome includes a region encoding these proteins:
- a CDS encoding UPF0262 family protein produces MSRISQIELDDSNLPPPTAEIEQERKVAIFDLIEENSFTLPSRADRPVVDGPYHLGLAIREKRLVFDLQTEAGQKAAEFHLSLSPFRQVVKDYYQICESYFSAVKTLPPSQIETIDMARRGIHNEGSRVLQERLEGKAEVDTDTARRLFTLICVLHFGG; encoded by the coding sequence ATGAGCCGCATCAGCCAAATCGAGTTGGACGACAGCAATCTGCCACCGCCTACGGCGGAGATCGAGCAGGAGCGAAAAGTAGCGATTTTTGACCTAATCGAGGAAAACTCCTTCACGCTGCCTTCGCGCGCAGATCGCCCTGTTGTCGATGGGCCCTATCATCTGGGCCTTGCCATTCGTGAAAAACGCTTGGTGTTTGACCTGCAAACCGAGGCCGGACAAAAGGCAGCAGAATTCCATCTGTCGCTCTCGCCTTTCCGGCAGGTGGTGAAAGACTATTACCAGATCTGCGAAAGCTACTTCTCGGCTGTAAAAACCCTGCCTCCCAGTCAGATCGAAACCATCGATATGGCGCGACGGGGCATTCACAACGAAGGCAGCCGGGTTCTGCAGGAGCGCCTGGAAGGCAAGGCGGAAGTCGATACTGATACCGCCCGCCGTCTCTTTACGCTCATTTGTGTGCTGCATTTTGGGGGGTGA
- a CDS encoding arsenate-mycothiol transferase ArsC — protein MSELPQSVLFCCDHNAVRSPMAEGIMKKFYGTGTYVQSVGVKNDLEIDGFCVAVCQEIDVELSRHRSRSFDEMEQWGDDLSSFDLVIALSPASQRRALELTRVFHLDVEYWPIMDPTGLGETREAKLDSYRQTRDQIIQQLTSRWGEATEII, from the coding sequence GTGAGCGAGTTGCCGCAGTCCGTATTGTTCTGCTGTGATCACAATGCGGTCCGCTCGCCTATGGCTGAGGGGATCATGAAAAAATTCTATGGCACCGGCACCTATGTGCAGTCCGTGGGCGTCAAGAATGATCTTGAGATTGACGGGTTTTGCGTTGCTGTCTGTCAAGAAATCGATGTGGAACTGTCACGTCATCGATCACGCTCTTTTGACGAGATGGAGCAATGGGGGGATGATCTTTCGTCCTTTGACCTGGTGATTGCCCTCTCGCCTGCCAGCCAGCGTCGCGCGCTGGAATTGACGCGGGTCTTTCACCTGGATGTTGAATACTGGCCGATTATGGATCCCACCGGGCTTGGCGAGACCCGTGAGGCCAAGCTGGACAGCTATCGGCAGACTCGTGACCAGATTATCCAGCAGCTGACGTCGCGCTGGGGAGAAGCTACGGAGATCATATGA
- a CDS encoding ketosteroid isomerase-related protein has translation MTQTIARYFSAFNAGDITTMLDCLSETVSHHVNEGEIRQGKERFAEFCAHMSRCYKEELTDIVLFGSEDGARAAAEFTVNGTYLESDEGLPEAKGQTYCLPGGSFFELQDGKITRVTTYYNLADWMAQVSGTSDRA, from the coding sequence ATGACCCAGACCATTGCCCGCTATTTTTCTGCCTTTAATGCAGGTGATATCACCACCATGCTGGACTGTCTGTCCGAAACGGTCTCGCATCATGTAAACGAGGGTGAAATCCGCCAGGGCAAAGAACGTTTTGCCGAATTCTGCGCCCATATGAGCCGCTGCTACAAAGAAGAATTGACGGATATTGTACTGTTTGGCTCTGAAGATGGCGCCCGTGCGGCGGCCGAATTCACCGTCAATGGAACCTACCTTGAAAGTGACGAGGGGCTACCTGAAGCCAAAGGGCAGACCTACTGCCTGCCTGGTGGATCTTTCTTTGAACTGCAGGATGGGAAAATCACCCGCGTCACCACGTATTACAATCTCGCCGACTGGATGGCGCAGGTTTCTGGCACATCTGACCGGGCCTGA
- a CDS encoding GNAT family protein — protein MVPVSAVRLEILTGAALEAALPELARLRIAVFRDWPYLYDGDLSYEEAYLQSYRNSQEAIVVGAFDSGTLVGASTGTPLADHAEDFATAFAGSGFDLNAVFYCAESVLLAPYRGQGLGHGFFDARESHARARGYSVSAFCSVLRPSDHPMRSKNYAPLDPFWRRRGYAPLAGVVARFSWKDLDSACATDKSLQFWARDLTATP, from the coding sequence ATTGTGCCTGTGAGTGCTGTTCGTCTTGAAATTCTGACCGGGGCGGCGCTGGAGGCCGCTTTGCCAGAACTTGCCAGGCTTCGGATCGCGGTGTTTCGGGACTGGCCCTACCTGTATGATGGCGATCTGAGCTACGAAGAAGCCTACCTGCAAAGCTACCGAAACAGCCAGGAGGCCATCGTTGTTGGCGCGTTTGATAGCGGCACTCTCGTCGGCGCGTCGACCGGCACCCCACTGGCGGATCATGCTGAGGATTTTGCCACAGCTTTTGCGGGCAGCGGATTTGATCTGAATGCTGTTTTTTACTGCGCCGAATCGGTGCTGCTCGCCCCTTACCGGGGGCAGGGTCTGGGGCATGGTTTTTTTGACGCCCGCGAATCCCACGCCCGCGCCCGTGGCTATTCTGTTTCAGCCTTTTGCAGCGTTTTGCGCCCCAGCGATCACCCAATGAGATCGAAAAACTACGCGCCGCTGGATCCCTTCTGGCGCAGGCGTGGCTACGCGCCACTTGCAGGGGTTGTTGCGCGGTTTTCCTGGAAAGATCTCGACAGCGCCTGTGCAACAGATAAATCGCTGCAATTCTGGGCGCGAGATCTGACCGCAACGCCTTGA
- a CDS encoding carbon-nitrogen hydrolase family protein codes for MKIATAAYPLDWLDSWAQYEDKLVSWVADAAGQGADLLVFPEYGAMELSTLDGAGVAADLQASITSVSDRMGEVAALHQKLAADYNVYILGASAPVQAGFDLPVNRAEFYSPCGARDHQDKQIMTMFERDPWQIGGGGPLKLFDTALGKIGVLICYDSEFPLLGRALADADIILVPSCTEALAGYWRVRIGAMSRALEGQCVTAQASVIGTAPWSTSVEVNVGMGGIFGPPDTGFPATGVIAEGALGQPGWTLAEVDLKTIADVRAAGVVRNRSHWPEQEQRIKTSRILLKP; via the coding sequence ATGAAAATCGCCACCGCAGCCTACCCGCTTGATTGGCTCGACAGCTGGGCACAGTACGAGGACAAGCTTGTGTCCTGGGTGGCAGATGCTGCTGGGCAGGGCGCTGATCTTTTGGTCTTTCCTGAATATGGCGCGATGGAGCTGTCGACCCTGGACGGCGCCGGTGTGGCTGCGGATTTGCAAGCCTCAATCACCTCTGTGTCCGACCGTATGGGCGAAGTGGCGGCGCTGCATCAAAAGCTCGCTGCTGACTATAACGTATATATTCTAGGGGCTTCGGCTCCGGTGCAGGCTGGGTTTGATTTGCCGGTAAACCGGGCCGAATTTTACAGCCCCTGTGGTGCCCGGGACCATCAGGATAAGCAGATCATGACCATGTTTGAACGTGATCCCTGGCAAATCGGCGGCGGTGGACCGCTGAAACTGTTTGATACCGCCCTCGGCAAGATTGGAGTTTTGATCTGCTATGACAGCGAATTTCCACTTCTCGGGCGGGCTTTGGCAGACGCAGATATTATCCTGGTGCCCTCCTGTACCGAGGCCCTGGCAGGCTATTGGCGGGTCCGGATTGGCGCCATGTCACGCGCGCTTGAAGGGCAATGTGTTACGGCGCAGGCCTCGGTTATTGGCACCGCGCCCTGGTCGACTTCGGTGGAGGTCAATGTCGGCATGGGAGGCATCTTTGGGCCACCTGATACCGGCTTTCCTGCAACCGGGGTAATTGCCGAGGGAGCGCTAGGTCAGCCAGGCTGGACCCTGGCGGAGGTTGACCTGAAAACCATTGCAGATGTGCGTGCCGCAGGCGTGGTGCGCAATCGCAGCCATTGGCCGGAACAGGAGCAGAGGATAAAAACCTCTAGAATCCTTCTGAAGCCGTGA
- the infA gene encoding translation initiation factor IF-1, whose amino-acid sequence MAKEDTLEFPGVVKELLPNATFRVELENGHEIIAHTAGKMRKNRIRVLAGDRVQVEMTPYDLTKGRINYRFK is encoded by the coding sequence ATGGCCAAGGAAGATACGCTCGAATTTCCCGGTGTCGTGAAGGAACTCCTGCCTAATGCGACGTTTCGGGTCGAGCTGGAAAACGGCCATGAGATCATCGCACATACGGCAGGCAAGATGCGCAAGAACCGCATCCGTGTTCTGGCTGGCGACCGGGTACAGGTGGAAATGACCCCCTATGACCTGACAAAGGGTCGGATCAATTATCGCTTTAAGTAA
- a CDS encoding Maf family protein translates to MAFILGSGSPRRLELLAQLGIVPDAVRPPDIDETPAARELPRAYCTRVTREKVGAVPAGADDLVLCADTTVALGRRILGKPEDAGQAAEFLLALAGRRHQVITAVALRRGAQIWQRSVVSQVKMKRLSDAELNAYLASNDWQGKAGGYAIQGLAGAFIPWISGSFTGIVGLPLAETANMLQAAGCQLYKEAAA, encoded by the coding sequence ATGGCATTTATTCTGGGATCAGGCAGCCCGCGACGGCTAGAGCTTTTGGCGCAGCTGGGCATTGTACCCGATGCAGTGCGTCCGCCGGATATTGACGAGACGCCTGCGGCACGGGAACTCCCACGTGCCTATTGCACCCGCGTAACCCGCGAAAAAGTGGGCGCGGTCCCTGCCGGGGCTGATGACCTGGTGCTATGTGCCGATACCACTGTTGCTTTGGGCCGCCGCATTTTGGGAAAACCTGAGGATGCCGGACAGGCCGCCGAGTTTCTGTTGGCCCTGGCGGGGCGTCGCCACCAGGTGATCACCGCAGTTGCCCTGCGTCGCGGCGCGCAGATCTGGCAGCGTTCGGTCGTGAGCCAAGTCAAAATGAAGCGCCTTTCCGACGCCGAATTGAACGCCTATCTCGCCAGCAATGACTGGCAGGGAAAGGCCGGAGGATATGCTATTCAGGGCCTGGCCGGAGCCTTTATTCCCTGGATCAGCGGCTCCTTTACCGGAATCGTTGGCCTGCCTCTGGCAGAGACCGCAAATATGCTGCAGGCCGCTGGCTGCCAGCTTTACAAGGAGGCCGCCGCATGA
- a CDS encoding ribonuclease E/G: MKGRSIILDHIQGREAAALMLDGKLDDFLIDGDAPLPGTIYRARADRPVKGQGGMFLSTPDGPAFLRQVKGLAPGQMLLVQVSGYAEPGKAIPVTQKLLFKSRYAIATPGAPGINISRAIRDEEERDRLLEIAHGALDGASYGMILRSACAGADADDVAEDIAAMADLAAQVLADAEGEMEVLTEGDGPHLRAWREWSEPAEVFREAGDFERHGVLDALDVTLTIRESLPGGGHLFIEPTRALVAVDVNTGSDTSLAAGTKANIACAKLLPRALRLRGLAGQIVIDVAPMPKKDRSTFESALRAALRADSEETTMVGWTNLGNFELQRKRARVVLSELLS; the protein is encoded by the coding sequence ATGAAGGGTCGCTCAATCATTCTGGACCATATTCAAGGTCGCGAAGCCGCCGCTCTAATGCTGGATGGAAAACTTGATGACTTTCTGATCGACGGCGATGCGCCGCTGCCGGGCACCATCTACCGGGCCCGGGCAGACCGCCCGGTCAAAGGCCAGGGCGGCATGTTCCTCTCCACCCCGGATGGTCCCGCCTTTTTGCGCCAGGTCAAGGGCTTGGCACCAGGGCAGATGCTGCTGGTGCAGGTTTCTGGCTATGCGGAGCCCGGCAAGGCCATCCCCGTAACCCAGAAGCTGTTGTTCAAAAGCCGGTATGCCATTGCCACTCCCGGCGCCCCGGGGATCAATATTTCCCGCGCCATTCGCGATGAGGAAGAACGCGACAGATTGCTGGAGATCGCCCATGGCGCCCTTGACGGTGCCAGCTATGGCATGATCCTGCGCTCGGCCTGTGCCGGTGCGGATGCGGATGACGTGGCTGAAGACATCGCGGCCATGGCAGATCTGGCGGCGCAGGTGCTTGCAGATGCAGAGGGCGAGATGGAGGTTCTGACCGAAGGCGATGGCCCCCACCTGCGGGCCTGGCGTGAGTGGTCGGAACCCGCAGAAGTGTTCCGTGAAGCAGGCGATTTTGAACGCCACGGCGTTCTTGATGCGCTGGATGTGACGCTCACCATTCGCGAATCGCTTCCCGGCGGTGGCCATCTGTTTATCGAACCGACACGGGCCCTGGTGGCTGTGGATGTGAACACCGGCAGCGACACCTCTCTGGCCGCCGGAACCAAAGCAAATATCGCCTGTGCAAAACTCCTGCCCCGCGCCCTGCGCCTACGCGGCCTTGCGGGTCAAATTGTGATTGATGTCGCCCCCATGCCCAAAAAGGACCGCAGCACCTTTGAGAGCGCCCTGCGCGCGGCCCTGCGCGCAGATAGCGAAGAAACAACCATGGTGGGATGGACCAATCTGGGCAATTTTGAGCTGCAGCGCAAACGCGCCCGCGTTGTGCTGTCAGAGCTGCTGTCATGA
- a CDS encoding DNA gyrase inhibitor YacG, producing the protein MSCPICGLETKQAHRPFCSKRCADLDLAKWLNGSYSIPSDNPEDVENALKEVEEAEAKSAGTLPTQH; encoded by the coding sequence ATGAGCTGCCCGATCTGCGGGCTTGAGACCAAGCAGGCCCATCGCCCGTTCTGCTCAAAACGCTGCGCCGATCTGGATTTGGCCAAGTGGTTGAATGGCAGTTATTCCATTCCCAGCGACAACCCAGAAGACGTTGAAAACGCACTGAAAGAAGTGGAAGAAGCAGAAGCCAAGTCTGCCGGTACTCTGCCAACACAGCATTAG
- a CDS encoding tyrosine-type recombinase/integrase: MAILLTARSPFWLIRLWDPVAQKYVHRSSKEISRVEAREAAFEFADNFHSKANSDHAKKKATSFEHYAKKLMAMQKGQSKWSEGDNKLLNRSKDGLICYFGKHDVAKITTGMVRDYLTHLDGNRKNPLAHSTKSKHVIIIRKVLTIAVEDGVLNVLPVMPKIKTVDTPRHTFTDSEYKQFMRAAGECAKRGDVVRGVRITGHHAKMFRFVVHTFLRPTEGELFGLKHKDIQDKGEPAHLEMNVRGGKTGGRVSVTMPLAVPMYQGSLNPFDKGAIDKEAYVWMPDYSNRRTAINTARRIFNHILAEADLVDEDRKLSPYSLRHYAIQARLRGSKGKVNLYTLAKNAGTSVDQLERFYLKNMAPTKELIENLQTHGDD; the protein is encoded by the coding sequence TTGGCGATACTGCTGACAGCCCGCAGCCCCTTTTGGCTCATTCGGCTGTGGGATCCGGTTGCACAGAAATACGTCCACCGCTCCTCCAAAGAAATATCCCGTGTGGAAGCCAGAGAAGCAGCCTTTGAGTTTGCCGATAATTTTCACAGCAAGGCCAACAGTGACCATGCCAAGAAGAAGGCCACCAGCTTTGAACACTATGCCAAGAAACTGATGGCAATGCAGAAGGGCCAGTCCAAATGGTCCGAGGGTGACAACAAGCTGCTGAACCGGTCAAAAGACGGTTTGATCTGCTATTTCGGAAAGCACGATGTCGCCAAGATCACCACGGGCATGGTTCGGGATTACCTGACGCATCTTGATGGAAACCGTAAGAATCCCCTGGCCCATTCAACCAAGTCCAAGCACGTCATCATCATTCGCAAGGTGCTGACGATTGCTGTTGAGGACGGCGTCCTGAACGTTCTGCCCGTGATGCCAAAGATCAAGACCGTGGATACGCCGAGGCACACCTTCACGGACAGCGAGTACAAGCAGTTCATGCGGGCTGCTGGCGAATGTGCCAAGCGTGGCGATGTGGTCCGGGGCGTTAGAATCACCGGCCACCATGCCAAGATGTTCCGGTTTGTCGTCCACACCTTCTTGCGCCCCACGGAAGGAGAGCTGTTTGGCCTGAAGCACAAAGATATTCAGGATAAAGGCGAGCCTGCGCACTTGGAGATGAACGTCCGTGGCGGCAAGACAGGTGGACGCGTGAGTGTCACCATGCCTCTTGCGGTTCCAATGTATCAGGGAAGTCTCAATCCCTTCGACAAGGGGGCTATCGACAAGGAAGCCTACGTCTGGATGCCGGACTATTCCAACCGCAGGACTGCCATCAATACTGCCCGACGCATCTTCAATCACATTCTGGCGGAGGCAGATCTGGTAGATGAGGATCGCAAACTGTCCCCCTATTCGCTTCGCCATTATGCCATCCAAGCGCGGCTCAGAGGCTCCAAGGGGAAGGTGAACCTCTACACGCTGGCCAAGAATGCTGGGACATCTGTTGACCAGTTGGAGCGTTTCTACCTCAAAAATATGGCCCCAACCAAAGAACTGATCGAGAACTTGCAGACCCATGGTGATGACTAG
- a CDS encoding recombinase family protein, translating to MPNTIQTQDAFYDKPRFVLYGGFKLTEYVAYYRVSTERQGRSGLGLEAQRAMVEQFLQPTDQVVAEFTEIQSGKSDDRVELWNAINLVKKNRSKLLIPKLDRFSRKVSFISGIIDQGVELVVCEHPNVSTFFLHLLACFAEEERRQISERTRAALRVAKKRGTVLGRNAQALAAQRRLEKREFFETVRVEFEQAISDAGTFSGAARLLNDRAVRTAKGGKWYPQTVRNYICAD from the coding sequence TTGCCCAACACCATCCAAACTCAGGACGCCTTCTACGACAAACCAAGGTTTGTTTTGTACGGAGGGTTCAAATTGACAGAATATGTTGCCTATTATCGGGTTTCGACGGAACGGCAGGGGCGGTCTGGCTTGGGGCTGGAAGCGCAGAGGGCGATGGTCGAGCAGTTCCTTCAGCCCACCGACCAAGTGGTTGCCGAATTCACCGAAATCCAATCCGGCAAGAGCGATGACCGTGTCGAGCTGTGGAATGCGATCAACCTCGTCAAGAAGAACAGGTCCAAGCTACTGATCCCCAAACTGGACCGCTTCTCTCGGAAGGTGTCTTTCATATCCGGGATCATCGACCAAGGCGTTGAGCTGGTCGTCTGCGAGCACCCAAACGTCTCGACCTTCTTCCTGCACCTGCTTGCCTGCTTCGCAGAAGAGGAACGCCGACAGATTTCAGAACGCACCAGAGCAGCACTCAGAGTGGCAAAGAAGCGAGGAACTGTGCTTGGCCGCAATGCTCAGGCACTGGCGGCGCAAAGGCGGCTAGAGAAGCGGGAATTCTTCGAAACGGTACGGGTCGAGTTTGAACAGGCCATTTCTGATGCTGGTACGTTTTCAGGTGCGGCACGGCTGTTGAACGACAGAGCCGTCCGAACTGCCAAGGGCGGAAAGTGGTATCCGCAGACGGTTCGGAACTACATATGCGCCGATTAA
- a CDS encoding GFA family protein, with amino-acid sequence MTSAQGGCLCGELRYEVNNQPARTTMCHCRFCQRATGGAYLVEPVFDTADFAIVCGKPKLYTHLSEGSGKEVYVHFCDNCGTKLFLTFERFEGAVGVYGGTLDDPNWLIITPENSKHIFLGVAQKSTVIPPHFNTFEKHATENDGTPIEPTIFDRPHIIADI; translated from the coding sequence ATGACGAGTGCTCAAGGTGGATGCCTTTGTGGTGAGCTGAGGTACGAAGTCAACAATCAGCCCGCAAGAACGACCATGTGTCATTGTCGATTCTGTCAGCGCGCGACGGGTGGGGCATATTTGGTTGAACCAGTGTTTGATACCGCAGACTTCGCAATAGTTTGCGGCAAGCCGAAACTTTATACGCATCTATCCGAAGGCAGTGGAAAGGAAGTATATGTTCATTTCTGCGACAACTGCGGGACAAAGCTATTTTTGACTTTTGAACGTTTCGAAGGTGCTGTTGGTGTCTACGGTGGAACGCTCGACGACCCCAATTGGCTGATAATCACGCCAGAGAACTCCAAGCACATATTCTTGGGAGTGGCGCAGAAAAGCACCGTAATCCCACCGCATTTTAACACCTTTGAGAAACACGCAACTGAGAATGATGGCACCCCAATAGAACCGACCATTTTTGACAGGCCTCATATCATTGCTGACATTTAG
- a CDS encoding ArsR/SmtB family transcription factor, protein MQHPELLDVFRALANENRQAILFQVFSDKQDHTVGEIAERVGLAQSTTSEHLSILRRAGLLQSEKVDREVRYRVNKQTVNQVLIQLQNWLTCC, encoded by the coding sequence ATGCAGCACCCTGAGCTCTTGGATGTCTTTCGAGCATTGGCAAACGAAAACCGGCAAGCAATCTTGTTTCAGGTATTCTCTGACAAGCAGGACCATACCGTTGGCGAAATAGCAGAACGGGTCGGACTGGCGCAATCAACCACCTCTGAGCACCTTTCGATTCTTCGAAGGGCAGGCCTTTTGCAATCCGAAAAAGTAGATCGTGAGGTTCGCTATCGGGTCAACAAGCAAACGGTGAATCAGGTTCTCATCCAGCTTCAGAACTGGCTCACCTGTTGTTGA
- a CDS encoding serine hydrolase domain-containing protein, with product MTRPIALTVFASLLAALGFFAFSYVWPKISLFYPKYRVERFRSLSDAFPARHIASSTATAEFEVNPTPIAQNYNYDSHERLVDEFLTRSETTAFLVVHQGAIVHEAYFQGNTEADLVTSFSVAKSFVSTLVGIALEDGLIDQLDDPITKYVSELKETGFDGVAISDILTMSSGIDFSEDYDDTSTDAFTIYNKLFLFFRPIERVMLDYGSQGDAEHQFHYASINTQALGQLIENVTGMSVAEYLAQEIWHPLGATSSASWTTDIYGNVLSFWGLNATARDFARLGVLFAGVGRYQGKQIISLDWLASATSPQEDRLERGEIEGFWGYGYQWWLPEGSRGDFSAIGIWGQFIYVDPATNTVIVKTSADPDFKAHEPEAIAAFRAIADALVQAKSSHP from the coding sequence GTGACACGCCCAATCGCGCTGACTGTTTTTGCTAGCCTCCTCGCAGCCCTTGGCTTCTTCGCGTTTAGCTACGTGTGGCCAAAAATTTCTCTCTTCTACCCAAAATACCGTGTTGAAAGGTTCAGATCATTGTCGGATGCCTTTCCCGCAAGACACATCGCGTCTTCAACCGCCACTGCGGAATTCGAGGTCAACCCGACCCCGATTGCCCAAAACTATAACTATGACAGCCATGAGCGGCTCGTGGATGAATTTCTGACCCGCAGCGAGACAACGGCGTTTCTGGTTGTTCACCAGGGGGCAATCGTGCATGAGGCCTATTTTCAGGGCAACACCGAGGCGGATCTCGTGACGTCCTTTTCGGTTGCAAAGTCGTTTGTCAGCACTTTGGTCGGAATTGCGCTTGAAGATGGGTTGATCGATCAACTCGACGATCCCATTACCAAGTATGTCTCAGAGCTAAAGGAAACGGGGTTTGATGGCGTAGCCATTTCCGACATCCTGACCATGTCGTCGGGCATCGATTTTTCGGAAGACTATGACGATACATCCACGGATGCCTTCACTATCTACAACAAGCTGTTTTTGTTTTTCCGCCCCATAGAACGCGTTATGCTTGACTATGGCTCTCAGGGTGATGCCGAACATCAGTTTCATTACGCCAGCATCAACACCCAGGCGTTGGGCCAATTGATCGAAAATGTCACCGGGATGTCTGTTGCAGAATATCTAGCACAGGAGATTTGGCATCCACTTGGTGCAACTTCCAGTGCGAGCTGGACGACCGACATCTACGGGAATGTCCTCTCATTTTGGGGCCTGAACGCGACTGCAAGAGATTTTGCAAGGCTCGGTGTGTTATTCGCTGGTGTTGGTCGCTATCAGGGAAAGCAGATTATTTCCCTAGACTGGTTAGCCAGCGCGACCAGCCCGCAGGAAGATCGGCTTGAACGCGGGGAAATCGAGGGTTTCTGGGGGTACGGATACCAATGGTGGCTTCCAGAAGGTTCACGTGGTGACTTCTCTGCAATCGGCATCTGGGGCCAGTTCATCTACGTCGATCCGGCCACCAACACGGTCATTGTGAAAACTTCGGCGGACCCAGACTTTAAGGCACATGAGCCGGAAGCCATCGCAGCCTTTCGTGCCATCGCCGATGCCTTGGTTCAGGCGAAATCAAGTCACCCTTGA
- a CDS encoding 2Fe-2S iron-sulfur cluster-binding protein — MMTLSPSSAPTIWQDTEMLECVSVVPETPGTASFSFRSPSGAQFAYDPGQFLTLEIPAPDQPGGVVHRTYTISSSPSRPRSITITAKAQNDSIGTRWMLDNLKPGMRIKAIGPAGLFTNVDSRAKKFLFLSAGSGITPMMSMTTCMWDEGRDLDVVFINCAKRPSEIIFRQRLEQMASRSSGLDLKFVVEEPDLYRPWTGYQGFFNQLMLGLMAPDYLEREVYCCGPDLFMTAVREALVGLGFDMDNYHQESFGAPVETVAEQPALDDVIPDDDSKAEIIFSTSGVTAKVVETDTVLAAARSVGLNIPSGCNLGVCGTCKVKKTEGEVHMVHNGGISEDDIGAGYILACCSNPIGKIAVEV; from the coding sequence ATGATGACCCTCTCCCCTTCTTCCGCGCCCACGATCTGGCAGGACACCGAAATGCTGGAATGTGTCTCGGTCGTTCCGGAAACTCCGGGCACGGCAAGTTTCTCATTCAGGTCGCCTTCGGGAGCACAGTTCGCCTATGATCCGGGCCAATTCCTGACCTTGGAAATTCCCGCCCCGGATCAGCCCGGCGGGGTGGTGCATCGGACCTATACGATCTCCTCCTCCCCCTCGCGGCCCCGGTCGATTACCATCACGGCAAAGGCGCAGAACGACAGTATCGGAACGCGCTGGATGCTGGACAACCTGAAGCCGGGAATGCGGATCAAGGCGATCGGTCCGGCCGGACTCTTCACCAATGTGGATAGCCGCGCCAAGAAGTTTCTTTTTCTCTCGGCTGGTTCGGGGATCACGCCGATGATGTCTATGACCACCTGCATGTGGGACGAAGGGCGCGATCTCGATGTGGTGTTCATCAACTGCGCCAAACGCCCATCCGAGATCATCTTCCGCCAGCGCCTCGAGCAGATGGCCAGCCGCTCATCAGGACTGGATCTGAAATTCGTCGTTGAGGAACCCGATCTCTATCGCCCTTGGACCGGCTATCAGGGCTTTTTCAATCAGCTCATGCTTGGTCTCATGGCGCCGGACTATCTTGAGCGCGAAGTCTATTGCTGCGGCCCTGACCTCTTCATGACCGCCGTGCGCGAAGCGCTGGTCGGGCTTGGGTTCGACATGGATAACTACCATCAGGAAAGCTTTGGCGCACCCGTCGAAACCGTAGCAGAACAACCCGCGCTAGACGATGTGATCCCGGATGACGACAGCAAGGCCGAAATCATTTTCAGCACCTCTGGCGTCACCGCAAAGGTGGTCGAAACCGATACGGTTCTGGCAGCGGCGCGGTCTGTCGGACTGAACATCCCGTCGGGCTGTAACCTCGGGGTCTGCGGCACTTGCAAGGTCAAGAAAACCGAGGGCGAGGTCCACATGGTCCACAATGGCGGGATTTCCGAAGATGATATCGGGGCAGGCTATATCCTGGCCTGCTGCTCAAACCCGATTGGCAAGATTGCGGTCGAGGTCTGA